A portion of the Malassezia japonica chromosome 3, complete sequence genome contains these proteins:
- the RPC11 gene encoding RNA polymerase III C11 subunit (EggNog:ENOG503P5TR; COG:K) codes for MDRQVTSRIRLERKQVDDVMGGEDSWKNVDSTDAVCPKCDNSRAYYMQLQIRSADEPMTTFFKCTKSQCGFQWREN; via the exons ATGGACCGCCAAGTGACCTCGCGCATacgtctcgagcgcaagcaggtcgacgacgtgaTGGGCGGTGAGGACAGTTGGAAAAACGTCGACAGCACAGATG CTGTGTGCCCCAAGTGCGACAACAGCCGTGCCTACTATATGCAGCTCCAGATTCGGTCTGCTGACGAACCGA TGACGACCTTCTTTAAGTGCACCAAGTCGCAGTGCGGCTTTCAGTGGCGCGAAAACTAG
- the POB3 gene encoding FACT complex subunit (COG:B; EggNog:ENOG503NWB9; BUSCO:EOG09261WVT): MTTQFDNVYHGAGTSLGKIRFSNAGLGWKPLDEGSTVTIPADQIVGFSWCRVARNFQLRIELKGDDKDEESHFASFENFQRDDQERLAEVLQECYDKKLEVVEVSVRGWNWGSAEVDDRDMKFLVRNKLAFSLPLSNIANSNIAGRTEVSMEFLNPKEQQPEQNTGASSNAGGLPFNGPKKNRPDQLVEMRLYIPGQIEKEEEEKGSGDEEEEEEEEEEESAAAAFHNAIKAKADIGQVAGDGILVLKEVLVLTPRGRYDIDLFPQFLRLRGKTYDYKILYSSITQLFLLPKPDDIHVLFVIALEPPIRQGQTRYPYLVLQFPREEEMDAELNLDEETIQTKYEGKLKKRYEEPTFRIVTNLFRVLSQQKVNVPTGFTSSTGQESVRCNVKANDGTLYPLNKSLIWVSKQTILVPYSDIHQLVFSRVGGAVASAKTFDLRVATRHGGDHTFQSISREEFDSLNNFFAERKIRIKNELADEASGMGTAVDELLGDDDDAKPLPGDDDDDDEEDDEDFEEESDDDGGSPSEASSGEDDEEFAAPSEDEKPKVKKQKT, from the exons ATGACGACGCAGTTCGACAACGTCTATCACGGCGCGGGTACCTCTCTCGGCAAGATCCGCTTCTCGAATGCGGGTCTGGGATGGAAACCGTTGGACGAAGGTTCCACGGTGACGATTCCCGCTGACCAAATTGTAGGATTTTCGTGGTGCCG TGTGGCGCGCAACTTCCAGCTGCGCATTGAGTTGAAGGGTGATGACAAGGATGAGGAGAGCCACTTTGCCTCGTTCGAAAACTTTCAGCGCGATGATCAAgagcgccttgccgaggtcTTGCAGGAGTGCTACGACAAGAAGCTagaggtcgtcgaggtgtCTGTCCGTGGCTGGAACTGGGGCTCGGCAGAGGTGGATGACAGGGATATGAAGTTCCTGGTGCGGAATAAGCTTGCGTTCTCGCTTCCGCTGTCCAACATTGCCAACAGCAACATTGCGGGTCGCACCGAGGTCTCCATGGAATTCCTCAACCCAAAGGAACAGCAGCCTGAGCAGAACACCGGTGCGTCATCCAACGCAGGCGGTCTTCCGTTCAATGGGCCCAAGAAAAACCGTCCGGACCAGCTGGTTGAGATGCGGCTTTACATTCCGGGCCAGatcgagaaggaggaggaagagaAGGGATCTGGcgacgaagaggaggaggaagaggaggaggaagaagagagcgcagctgctgcatTCCACAATGCGatcaaggccaaggccgatATTGGTCAGGTGGCTGGCGACGGTATTCTTGTCCTCAAGGAGGTCCTGGTGCTTACGCCCCGTGGCCGCTACGATATCGACCTCTTCCCTCAGTTCTTGCGGTTGCGCGGTAAGACGTACGACTATAAGATTCTCTACTCGTCCATCACGCAACTCTTCTTGCTGCCGAAGCCTGACGATATCCATGTGCTATTTGTCATCGCACTGGAGCCGCCGATCCGCCAAGGTCAGACGCGCTACCCTTACCTCGTCTTGCAATTCCCTCGTGAGGAAGAGATGGATGCTGAGCTCAACCTTGATGAGGAAACGATCCAGACCAAGTACGAAGGCAAACTGAAAAAGCGCTACGAAGAGCCAACCTTCCGCATCGTCACCAACCTCTTCCGTGTGCTCTCGCAGCAGAAGGTCAACGTTCCCACTGGTTTCACCAGCAGCACTGGCCAAGAGAGCGTGCGTTGTAATGTCAAGGCCAACGATGGTACTCTCTACCCGTTGAACAAGAGCCTGATTTGGGTGTCGAAGCAGACGATTCTTGTGCCCTACAGCGATATCCACCAGCTTGTATTTAGCCGTGTGGGTGGTGCTGTGGCATCGGCCAAGACATTTGATTTGCGTGTGGCTACGCGCCACGGAGGCGACCACACTTTCCAGTCCATCAGCCGCGAGGAGTTCGACTCTCTGAACAATTTCTTTGCAGAGCGCAAGATCCGCATCAAGAACGAGCTCGCAGACGAGGCAAGCGGTATGGGTACCGCTGTAGACGAGCTTCTGGGCGATGATGACGACGCCAAGCCACTTCCGGGCGAtgacgatgacgacgacgaagaaG ACGACGAAGACTTCGAGGAGGAGTCCGACGACGATGGCGGAAGTCCTTCGGAGGCATCCAGtggcgaggacgacgaagagTTTGCGGCACCGTCCGAGGACGAGAAGCCCAAGGTCAAGAAGCAAAAGACATAG
- the RSM19 gene encoding mitochondrial ribosomal small subunit component (COG:J; EggNog:ENOG503P54F), which produces MLNSAVLLSRSAWKGPFFVPFPNLQQALKNNTPIRTNARSCTILPNFVGRLKFLVHNGKHHIPVSVTEEMVGHKLGEFASTRKRFSYRNEWRFPVGTVV; this is translated from the exons ATGTTGAACTCTGCGGTGCTCCTCTCGCGGTCTGCGTGGAAAG GCCCTTTCTTTGTGCCTTTCCCGAacctgcagcaggcgctgaAAAACAATACCCCTATCCGTACCAACGCGCGGAGTTGCACGATCCTGCCAAACTTTGTTGG TAGGCTCAAGTTCCTTGTTCACAACGGCAAGCACCACATCCCTGTGTCGGTCACGGAAGAGATGGTTGGTCATAAGCTTGGCGAGTTTGCATCCACACGCAAGCGCTTCAGCTACCG GAACGAGTGGCGCTTTCCGGTAGGCACGGTTGTCTAG
- the NPY1 gene encoding NAD(+) diphosphatase (COG:L; EggNog:ENOG503NY2X): MASRYPSFKTVNYFAGGNLNRASWLRESTSYLNQALVFGPKTYGLTKRSDADNGHWSRVTQNIIAPALSLMYLGVYEDGSPSKTLKYTDDAKEQDYVVPSGPAYFAVSLSYRPPNVPEQDALPGSKLLDALTAEDAPYKVFQMRTVILTGELEKEDAALAAYGRAILDWSERYAFCSACGSQNYSVWGGHKRACSSVLSKVTEGKPAFVKAVHSASPLKSTCPSVESVQNYSYPRSDPVVIVGIVSADDEHILLGRQKMWPKGLYSCIAGFVEPGESIEESVRREAMEETGIETDQVSYYRLFFGAYAYAKDTSTNVHLDQDIELEEAFFASKKDVLAAVTASEQKLGLKSKDAPTHKGERYFVPPPTAMAHVLLAAWARGNAPARAKL; encoded by the exons ATGGCCAGCCGCTACCCCTCGTTCAAGACAG TCAATTATTTCGCCGGCGGAAATCTGAATCGTGCGTCGTGGCTGCGTGAGTCCACCTCGTACCTGAACCAGGCGCTG GTGTTTGGACCCAAGACCTACGGCCTAACGAAGCGCAGCGATGCTGACAATGGTCACTGGAGTCGTGTGACACAAAATATCATTGCCCCGGCTCTCTCTCTCATGTACCTTGGTGTATATGAAGATGGCTCACCTTCAAAGACGCTCAAGTACACGGACGATGCGAAAGAACAAGATTATGTTGTTCCTAGTGGCCCGGCGTACTTTGCCGTGTCGCTTTCCTACCGCCCTCCCAACGTCCCCGAGCAAGATGCACTTCCTGGCAGCAAACTGTTGGATGCACTTACTGCCGAGGATGCGCCATACAAAGTTTTCCAAATGCGTACGGTGATCTTGACAGGAGAGTTGGAAAAGGAAGACGCTGCCCTCGCTGCTTACGGTCGTGCAATTTTGGACTGGAGCGAGCGCTACGCATTTTGCTCGGCATGCGGAAGCCAGAACTACTCGGTTTGGGGTGGGCACAAACGTGCGTGTTCGTCTGTGCTCTCCAAGGTCACCGAAGGAAAGCCAGCCTTTGTCAAGGCAGTGCACAGTGCCTCCCCTCTCAAGTCGACATGCCCTTCTGTGGAATCGGTGCAGAACTACAGTTACCCTCGTTCCGACCCTGTCGTGATTGTCGGAATCGTCAGTGCCGATGATGAGCACATCCTGCTTGGCCGCCAAAAGATGTGGCCGAAGGGTCTGTACTCCTGTATTGC CGGCTTTGTGGAACCCGGTGAATCCATCGAGGAGTCGGTCCGTCGCGAGGCGATGGAAGAGACTGGTATCGAGACCGACCAAGTCTCCTACTACCG TCTGTTCTTTGGTGCATACGCCTATGCGAAAGATACCAGCACAAATGTGCATCTAGACCAGGAtatcgagctcgaggaggctTTCTTTGCATCAAAGAAGGACGTTTTGGCAGCCGTCACCGCTTCTGAGCAGAAGCTTGGCTTGAAGAGCAAAGATGCTCCTACGCATAAGGGCGAACGCTATTT cgtgccCCCGCCTACGGCCATGGCCCATGTACTGCTTGCCGCTTGGGCGCGCGGAAACGCGCCGGCCAGGGCGAAATTGTAG
- a CDS encoding uncharacterized protein (EggNog:ENOG503P0T5; COG:U; TransMembrane:11 (o6-26i47-66o86-105i117-137o149-172i184-206o218-241i437-455o475-493i500-518o524-546i)) yields the protein MALNKYDWILGLITISFCVSAFSNGANDVANSYATSVAARTLTMPQVGVLAAITEFVGAVALGSRVTKTIKSGIIDIKRFNGRPGVLMLAMACAETGSAIWLAIATRLGFPVSTTQTIIGALVGVGFASQASISWSWKKGSVSQTAASWGIAPAIAAGFSAIIFATLKWGILERQNSMAWAMRLIPLYLSMTCAILALFIVVQTPTSPSLEAFGAGKAVGIILGVLFGCLLVSYVFFVPYFHRRLVQGDKRIRAHHIILGPLLLRDDPPLFWTNTKASGTIADDDSAMTHTVSESETIHGQDVKNIDGDLENNATVVAPKPLGKRKITPEERFLAPNRHLPRYHPRRLTGYLLFGLLHGVTVDCVDFSKDQLAEIHSKARTYDAKVEHLWTYPQMLSAIIMSIAHGSNDVSNAIGPWAAAYDAWKTMTVRADSATPVWMLVVAGLLLGIGFWFFGYHIIRQLGNKLTKMSPTRGFSIELGAAITVLLASRLSLPVSTTQCLTGAAMGVALMNLDAGALNWKAMAWIFGGWVFTLPCAGLIAGLLMLMSLNTPHF from the coding sequence ATGGCGCTCAACAAATACGACTGGATTCTTGGTCTTATCACTATCTCCTTCTGTGTTTCGGCCTTCAGCAACGGTGCCAACGATGTGGCCAATTCGTACGCCACATCAGTTGCCGCGCGCACTCTGACCATGCCACAAGTCGGTGTGCTTGCTGCAATCACCGAGTTTGTTGGTGCTGTGGCTTTGGGTTCGCGTGTTACCAAGACCATCAAGAGCGGTATCATCGACATCAAGCGCTTCAACGGCAGGCCCGGCGTCCTTATGCTGGCGatggcctgcgccgagacTGGCTCGGCCATCTGGCTTGCTATTGCTACTCGCTTGGGTTTCCCCGTTTCGACTACTCAAACGATCATCGGTGCTCTCGTTGGTGTTGGTTTTGCTTCGCAGGCCAGCATCTCCTGGAGCTGGAAGAAGGGTTCCGTGTCTCAGACCGCCGCATCGTGGGGTATTGCTCCTGCGATTGCTGCTGGTTTCTCTGCCATTATCTTCGCCACCCTTAAGTGGGGTATTCTTGAACGCCAGAACTCTATGGCTTGGGCTATGCGCTTGATCCCGCTCTACCTTTCTATGACCTGTGCGATTCTGGCCCTGTTCATTGTCGTCCAGACCCCTACGTCCCCTTCGCTTGAAGCGTTTGGTGCTGGTAAGGCCGTTGGTATCATCTTGGGTGTGCTCTTCGGCTGCCTCCTCGTTTCATATGTGTTCTTTGTGCCCTACTTCCATCGCCGTCTGGTCCAGGGCGACAAGCGTATTCGTGCCCACCACATTATTCTTGGCCCTCTTCTCCTGCGTGATGACCCGCCTCTGTTCTGGACCAACACCAAGGCTTCGGGTACCATTGCGGACGACGACAGTGCCATGACCCACACTGTGAGCGAGTCTGAGACGATCCATGGCCAGGATGTGAAGAACATTGACGGTGATCTTGAGAACAATGCCACTGTTGTTGCGCCCAAGCCCCTGGGCAAGAGAAAGATCACGCCCGAGGAGCGTTTCCTTGCGCCGAACAGGCACCTGCCCAGGTACCACCCCCGCCGCCTGACGGGCTACTTGCTCTTCGGCTTGCTCCACGGTGTCACGGTTGACTGTGTTGACTTTAGCAAGGATCAGCTCGCGGAGATCCACTCCAAGGCGCGTACTTACGATGCCAAGGTCGAGCACTTGTGGACCTACCCCCAGATGCTCAGTGCCATTATCATGTCTATCGCGCACGGTTCCAACGATGTCTCGAACGCAATTGGCCCCTGGGCTGCTGCGTACGATGCGTGGAAGACGATGACGGTGCGCGCGGACTCGGCCACTCCCGTGTGGATGCTTGTCGTTGCCGGTCTTCTGCTCGGTATCGGTTTCTGGTTCTTTGGCTACCACATTATCCGTCAGCTGGGCAACAAGCTGACCAAGATGTCGCCTACTCGTGGTTTCTCTATTGAGCTTGGTGCTGCCATCACCGTACTGCTTGCTTCGCGTCTGTCGCTGCCTGTCTCGACGACGCAGTGTCTGACCGGTGCTGCTATGGGTGTTGCTCTTATGAACCTTgacgccggtgcgctgAACTGGAAGGCTATGGCCTGGATCTTTGGTGGTTGGGTGTTTACTCTTCCGTGCGCTGGTCTCATTGCGGGACTGCTCATGCTTATGAGCCTCAACACCCCGCACTTCTAA
- a CDS encoding uncharacterized protein (SECRETED:SignalP(1-19)) — translation MKYTAILLALVATVMLVEAAPTSSGSASSSAAKTGSAKSSASDSSAEAAPVAKSAQSNVQCHKVIEGPVILGNYGDADPQNVHTHSSAPADNGNAWQDGSTKGLVLEDCAWSGSNALSSQWLKGSWQDDYFALAPTVTNGKGVSKPQAHVTVHTDNHGAIAFSGGKATKVSLAVQYQ, via the exons ATGAAGTACACTGCAATCCTGCTTGCTCTTGTCGCTACTGTGATGCTCGTTGAAGCAGCCCCAACCTCGTCTGGCTCGGCTAGCTCGTCCGCAGCCAAGACTGGCTCTGCCaagtcgagcgccagcgacTCCTCTGCTGAGGCGGCTCCCGTTGCTAAGAGTGCCCAGAGCAACGTTCAGTGCCACAAGGTTATTGAAGGCCCTGTTATTCTTGGTAACTACGGCGATGCCGACCCCCAGAACGTGCACACGCACAGCAGCGCACCTGCAGACAACGGAAATGCT TGGCAGGATGGATCTACCAAGGGTCTAGTCCTTGAAGACTGTGCCTGGAGCGGCAGTAACGCGCTTTCCAGCCAGTGGCTCAAGGGTTCGTGGCAGGACGACTACTTTGCTCTGGCCCCTACTGTCACCAACGGCAAGGGTGTTAGTAAGCCTCAGGCCCATGTGACTGTCCACACCGACAACCACGGTGCCATTGCTTTCTCGGGTGGCAAGGCCACGAAGGTTTCGCTGGCTGTCCAGTACCAGTGA